From a region of the Balaenoptera acutorostrata chromosome 14, mBalAcu1.1, whole genome shotgun sequence genome:
- the IYD gene encoding iodotyrosine deiodinase 1, with protein sequence MFLLTSVLVAVVCLLMVWIFKSADGGIQRRKGEPRARAEARPWVDEDLKDSTEVHQVEEDADEWQVSEEEVEHVPFSHTRYPEKEMLKRSQEFYELLNKRRSVRFISNEQVPVEVIDNVIKAAGTAPSGAHTEPWTFVVVKDPDVKHNIREIIEEEEEINYLKRMGPQWVSDLKKLRTNWIKEYLDTAPVLILIFKQVHGFAANGKKKTHYYNEISVSIACGILLAALQNAGLVTVTTTPLNCGPRLRVLLNRPANEKLLVLLPVGYPSKEATVPDLARKPLDQIMVTV encoded by the exons ATGTTTCTTCTGACTTCAGTCTTGGTAGCAGTTGTCTGCCTTTTGATGGTGTGGATCTTTAAAAGTGCTGATGGAGGCAtccagagaaggaagggggagccTAGAGCCAGGGCCGAGGCTCGCCCCTGGGTGGATGAAGACTTGAAAGACAGCACTGAagtccaccaggtggaagaag ACGCTGACGAATGGCAAGTGTCAGAGGAAGAGGTGGAACACGTCCCATTCTCCCACACCCGGTATCCTGAGAAGGAAATGCTTAAGAGATCCCAGGAATTTTATGAACTTCTCAATAAGAGACGGTCTGTTAGATTCATAAGTAATGAGCAAGTCCCAGTGGAAGTGATTGATAATGTCATCAAAGCAGCAG GAACAGCCCCAAGTGGGGCCCACACAGAGCCCTGGACCTTTGTGGTTGTGAAGGACCCGGACGTGAAGCATAACATTCGGGAGATcattgaggaggaagaggaaataaacTACTTGAAGAGGATGGGACCTCAGTGGGTTTCAGacctgaagaaactgag gaCCAACTGGATTAAGGAGTACTTGGACACAGCCCctgttttgattctcattttcaaaCAAGTACACggttttgctgcaaatggcaagaaaaAGACCCACTACTACAATGAGATCAGTGTTTCCATCGCTTGTGGCATCCTCCTAGCTGCCCTGCAG AACGCGGGACTGGTGACTGTCACGACCACTCCTCTCAACTGTGGCCCCCGTCTGAGGGTGCTCCTGAACCGCCCCGCAAATGAAAAGCTGCTGGTACTGCTCCCTGTGGGGTACCCCAGCAAAGAGGCCACGGTGCCTGACCTCGCACGGAAGCCTCTGGATCAGATCATGGTGACTGTGTAG